The following are encoded together in the Thalassomonas haliotis genome:
- a CDS encoding GNAT family N-acetyltransferase, with the protein MKLIEPQQEHLLKMMSWFSSEQELNLWSGPNFRYPYNLSSFTEDLKLEQLNSFSLVSEDNAFCAFGQYYLRLGKCHLGRLIVNPESRGQGIASQLMQQLCDSGLGLLKVKSCSLFVLADNEKAIKAYEKFGFSFADYPEEITLENCLYMVKP; encoded by the coding sequence ATGAAATTAATTGAACCTCAGCAGGAACATTTGCTGAAAATGATGAGTTGGTTTTCCAGCGAACAAGAACTTAATCTGTGGTCCGGGCCAAATTTCAGGTACCCCTACAACTTATCTTCCTTTACTGAAGATCTCAAACTTGAACAGTTAAACTCATTTTCACTGGTATCCGAGGATAATGCATTTTGTGCTTTTGGCCAATATTATCTCAGACTGGGCAAATGCCACCTGGGCAGGTTAATTGTCAATCCAGAGTCCCGGGGTCAAGGCATAGCATCACAGCTTATGCAGCAGCTTTGCGATTCAGGCCTTGGGTTGCTGAAGGTCAAGTCATGTTCCCTGTTTGTTTTGGCGGATAATGAAAAAGCGATAAAAGCATATGAAAAATTTGGCTTTTCATTTGCCGATTACCCGGAAGAAATCACCCTGGAAAACTGTTTATACATGGTGAAGCCGTAA
- a CDS encoding VOC family protein, translated as MNFPNMLLSHVELYVQDLAKMEQFYTNNLGFIVTDRGDGNKGMVFLSRSPSEHHQIVLNPLPSHRTFDSPVDHISFRVGSISELRLFAESLASMADMNFQTVSHGTAWSIYFRDPENNRFEIFTDTPWYVNQPCKFSVDFTLSDEELIKFTENKIKELPGFALASDWNETHKSSLKK; from the coding sequence ATGAATTTTCCAAATATGCTCTTAAGCCATGTTGAATTGTATGTTCAAGATCTTGCAAAAATGGAGCAGTTTTATACAAACAACTTAGGCTTTATTGTTACCGACAGAGGTGACGGTAACAAGGGCATGGTGTTTTTAAGCCGGAGTCCGAGTGAGCACCATCAAATTGTTTTAAATCCGCTGCCATCTCATCGAACCTTTGACAGTCCGGTCGATCATATTTCTTTTCGGGTTGGATCTATTTCAGAGCTGAGACTATTTGCCGAATCTCTAGCCTCAATGGCAGACATGAACTTTCAAACCGTATCCCATGGTACCGCCTGGTCTATCTACTTTCGGGATCCCGAAAATAACAGGTTTGAAATTTTTACCGATACGCCCTGGTATGTAAATCAGCCATGTAAATTCTCCGTGGATTTTACGCTTTCAGATGAAGAGCTGATCAAGTTTACAGAGAATAAAATTAAAGAGTTGCCTGGGTTCGCTTTAGCAAGTGACTGGAATGAAACACATAAAAGTAGCCTGAAAAAATGA